The following proteins come from a genomic window of Neoarius graeffei isolate fNeoGra1 chromosome 26, fNeoGra1.pri, whole genome shotgun sequence:
- the cep15 gene encoding centrosomal protein 15 kDa, with amino-acid sequence MASNSHDELQLSKKHEEILGKRAVLLQQMEICYEQQKAKKKHQATMFQAARERNAEILEDFQKLEERLRTRPLLHPDVLSLQTRYWASVEQKLPEWESYMLGKGQAPMSEEMFLQGLQKQKGTENDSSSARTKGRPPRPKPRSAD; translated from the exons ATGGCGTCCAACTCTCACGACGAGCTTCAACTCAGCAAGAAACACGAGGAAAT TTTGGGGAAGAGAGCTGTTTTACTGCAACAGATGGAGATTTGCTATGAGCAGCAGAAAGCCAAGAAAAAGCATCAAGCCACGATGTTCCAAGCTGCACGTGAAAGGAATGCAGAAATACTGGAG GATTTCCAGAAATTGGAAGAACGTCTTCGGACACGACCGCTGTTGCATCCTGACGTTCTCAGCCTACAG ACTCGTTATTGGGCCTCAGTGGAACAGAAGCTTCCAGAATGGGAAAGCTACATGCTCGGGAAGGGTCAAGCCCCGATGAGTGAAGAGATGTTCTTACAAGGACTCCAGAAACAGAAAGGTACTGAAAATGACTCTTCATCTGCACGGACTAAGGGCAGACCTCCTCGACCCAAACCCAGGTCTGCTGACTGA